One window of the Pseudomonas sp. S04 genome contains the following:
- a CDS encoding Fic family protein, translating to MIKGPPTVDPDVLEKLGISPYKEKLVQYLALLKPLDSQGRYLPFDELRYRWPPGLDTTLCWALVKKARMAQYSQLLPLGEPNQWTHFILTPLAQKTLSVVDRQATTAALEYMTHHIGETAHFSYLLNDLIEDEAISSSQLEGAATTTQVAKDMLKRNRLPRSADERMVIGNYKMMTFAWERRYEPLSLELISQLHRVGVEGIDDAQYSPGLFRSNDDVVVQDGEGNTVHTPPPASGIGARLSGLAHWINQSQNDPLQADYVHPMIKAIALHFAMGYEHPFRDGNGRVARALFYWFMFKNDFSAFRYIAISILLRNAPVKYGRSYLATESDGLDLTYFIDHQCSVILRAVTEFSAVYRKSLVYAQGFDRWLEESGLFKQLTDKQRTVFQVAKSGMAKEFTAVNVKENLNCSYNTAASTLNGLVELKVFEKKKMGREWVFFLRDALHIQADRSSS from the coding sequence ATGATCAAGGGTCCGCCCACCGTAGATCCCGACGTTCTAGAAAAACTTGGGATCTCACCCTACAAAGAAAAGCTCGTGCAGTATTTGGCCCTGCTCAAGCCACTGGATAGTCAGGGTCGTTATTTGCCATTCGATGAGCTGCGTTATCGCTGGCCGCCAGGCCTGGATACGACGCTGTGTTGGGCCTTGGTGAAAAAGGCGCGCATGGCCCAGTACAGCCAACTGCTGCCATTGGGGGAGCCCAACCAATGGACTCACTTCATCCTCACCCCACTGGCGCAGAAAACCCTGTCGGTGGTCGACCGTCAGGCAACCACTGCCGCGCTGGAGTACATGACTCATCACATCGGTGAGACGGCGCATTTCAGCTACTTGCTCAATGACTTGATCGAAGACGAAGCCATCAGCAGTAGCCAGCTGGAAGGCGCTGCGACCACCACGCAGGTGGCCAAGGACATGCTCAAGCGCAATCGCCTGCCTCGCTCTGCGGATGAGCGGATGGTCATTGGCAACTACAAGATGATGACGTTTGCCTGGGAGAGACGTTATGAGCCGTTGAGCCTCGAACTCATCAGCCAGCTGCATCGCGTGGGGGTCGAAGGTATCGACGATGCGCAGTATTCGCCGGGGCTTTTTCGCAGCAATGATGACGTCGTGGTGCAGGACGGTGAGGGCAATACCGTCCATACGCCACCTCCGGCATCAGGCATCGGCGCTCGCCTCAGCGGTTTGGCACATTGGATCAACCAGTCGCAAAACGACCCGTTGCAGGCCGACTATGTGCACCCGATGATCAAGGCTATCGCCCTGCATTTTGCGATGGGTTATGAGCATCCATTTCGCGATGGCAACGGTCGGGTGGCGCGGGCGCTGTTTTACTGGTTCATGTTCAAGAATGATTTTTCCGCGTTTCGCTACATTGCTATCAGCATTCTGTTGCGCAATGCACCTGTGAAGTACGGTCGCTCCTACCTGGCTACCGAAAGTGATGGGCTGGACCTGACGTATTTCATCGACCATCAGTGCTCGGTCATATTGCGCGCAGTCACCGAGTTTTCGGCGGTGTATCGCAAGAGTCTGGTCTATGCCCAAGGATTTGATCGTTGGCTTGAGGAGTCGGGACTGTTCAAGCAATTGACGGACAAGCAACGAACGGTATTTCAGGTAGCCAAGAGTGGCATGGCCAAAGAGTTCACCGCCGTCAATGTGAAGGAGAACCTGAACTGCTCTTACAACACCGCTGCCAGCACACTGAACGGTCTGGTCGAACTCAAGGTGTTCGAGAAGAAAAAGATGGGGCGCGAGTGGGTGTTCTTTCTGCGTGACGCATTGCACATTCAAGCAGACCGAAGCAGCTCGTAA
- a CDS encoding YbaY family lipoprotein, giving the protein MKKLTLLAAAALLTACQTPSSEPKASLDGEVFYLQRIALPPTATLSVSLQDVSLADAPARVIDEHKGPVQGQVPLKFHLSYDPLQVEPGHRYSVSARIENDGKLLFITTEHHAVQLDGKDPQPLQVRVDAVR; this is encoded by the coding sequence ATGAAAAAACTCACCCTGCTCGCCGCCGCCGCCCTGCTTACCGCTTGCCAGACACCCTCCTCCGAGCCCAAGGCCTCCCTGGACGGGGAAGTCTTCTACCTGCAACGCATCGCTTTGCCGCCGACTGCGACCTTGAGTGTCAGCCTGCAGGACGTGTCCCTCGCCGATGCACCGGCCCGGGTGATTGATGAACACAAAGGCCCGGTTCAAGGCCAGGTCCCCCTGAAGTTCCACCTCAGCTACGATCCCCTGCAAGTTGAACCTGGCCACCGCTACTCGGTGAGCGCGCGGATCGAAAACGACGGCAAGCTGCTGTTCATCACCACCGAACATCACGCCGTGCAACTGGACGGCAAGGATCCCCAGCCGCTGCAAGTGCGCGTCGACGCCGTACGCTAA
- a CDS encoding putative RNA methyltransferase translates to MLACPICSAPLSALDNGVTCPAGHRFDRARQGYLNLLPVQHKNSRDPGDNQAMVEARRDFLNAGHYAPVAKRLAELAAERAPQRWLDIGCGEGYYTAQIAAALPTADGYALDISREAVKRACKRNPQLTWLIASMARVPLADASCQFLASVFSPLDWQEAKRLLSPGGGLMKVGPTSGHLMELRERLYDEVREYTDDKHLALVPQGMTLQHSETLDFKLNLVHPQDRANLLAMTPHGWRASAERRAAVIEQAEPFEVSVSMRYDYFVLQ, encoded by the coding sequence ATGCTCGCCTGCCCTATCTGCAGCGCGCCGCTGAGCGCGCTCGACAACGGTGTGACGTGCCCGGCCGGGCACCGTTTCGACCGCGCCCGCCAGGGTTACCTGAACTTGCTGCCGGTACAGCACAAGAACAGCCGTGACCCGGGTGATAACCAGGCCATGGTCGAAGCCCGACGCGACTTCCTCAACGCCGGGCATTACGCCCCGGTGGCCAAGCGCCTGGCTGAACTGGCCGCCGAACGCGCGCCGCAACGCTGGCTGGATATCGGCTGTGGCGAGGGTTACTACACCGCGCAGATCGCCGCAGCCCTGCCCACCGCCGATGGCTATGCCCTGGATATCTCCCGCGAAGCGGTGAAGCGCGCCTGCAAGCGCAATCCACAGCTGACCTGGTTGATCGCCAGCATGGCCCGGGTGCCGTTGGCCGACGCCAGCTGCCAGTTCCTGGCCAGCGTCTTCAGCCCGCTCGACTGGCAGGAGGCCAAGCGCCTGCTCAGCCCTGGCGGCGGCCTGATGAAAGTCGGCCCGACCAGCGGTCACCTGATGGAATTGCGTGAGCGCCTGTACGACGAAGTCCGTGAGTACACCGATGACAAGCACCTGGCGCTGGTGCCGCAAGGCATGACCCTGCAACACAGCGAGACCCTGGACTTCAAATTGAACCTGGTACACCCCCAGGATCGTGCCAACCTGCTGGCCATGACCCCCCACGGCTGGCGCGCCAGCGCCGAACGCCGGGCGGCCGTGATCGAACAGGCCGAGCCGTTCGAGGTCAGTGTGTCGATGCGCTACGATTACTTCGTACTGCAATAA
- the dapE gene encoding succinyl-diaminopimelate desuccinylase: MTAHADLSPTLQLAIDLIRRPSVTPIDADCQKQMMQRLGDAGFLLEPMRIEDVDNFWATHGQQEGPVLCFAGHTDVVPTGPVAAWQIDPFDALIDEHGMLCGRGAADMKGSLAAMTVAAERFVADYPNHKGKVAFLITSDEEGPAHHGTKAVVERLAARQERLDWCIVGEPSSTTLVGDVVKNGRRGSLGAKLTVRGVQGHVAYPHLAKNPIHLAAPALAELAAEHWDHGNDFFPPTSFQISNVNSGTGATNVIPGDLVAVFNFRFSTESTVEGLQQRVAVILDKHGLDWHIDWALSGLPFLTEPGALLDAVASSIKDITGRDTHASTSGGTSDGRFIATMGTQVVELGPVNATIHQVNERVLASDLDVLTEIYYQTLIKLLA; encoded by the coding sequence ATGACGGCCCACGCCGACCTTTCGCCGACCCTCCAACTCGCCATCGACCTGATTCGTCGTCCATCGGTGACGCCGATCGATGCCGATTGCCAGAAGCAGATGATGCAGCGTCTGGGCGATGCCGGTTTTCTACTGGAGCCGATGCGCATCGAAGATGTGGATAACTTCTGGGCCACCCACGGCCAGCAGGAAGGTCCGGTGCTGTGCTTCGCCGGTCACACCGACGTGGTGCCAACCGGTCCGGTGGCGGCCTGGCAGATCGACCCGTTCGACGCGTTGATCGACGAACACGGCATGCTCTGCGGGCGTGGCGCAGCCGACATGAAGGGCAGCCTGGCGGCAATGACCGTGGCGGCCGAACGGTTTGTCGCCGATTACCCGAACCACAAGGGCAAGGTTGCCTTCCTGATCACCAGCGACGAAGAAGGCCCGGCACACCACGGCACCAAGGCGGTGGTCGAGCGCCTGGCTGCGCGCCAGGAGCGTCTGGACTGGTGCATCGTTGGCGAGCCATCGAGCACCACCCTGGTGGGTGACGTGGTCAAGAACGGTCGCCGTGGCTCCCTGGGCGCCAAGCTGACCGTGCGCGGCGTGCAAGGTCACGTGGCCTATCCGCACCTGGCGAAGAACCCGATCCACCTCGCCGCCCCGGCCCTGGCCGAACTGGCCGCTGAGCACTGGGATCACGGCAACGACTTTTTCCCGCCGACCAGCTTCCAGATTTCCAACGTCAATTCCGGCACCGGCGCGACCAACGTGATCCCCGGCGACCTGGTGGCGGTGTTCAACTTCCGCTTCTCCACTGAGTCCACCGTTGAAGGCCTGCAACAGCGGGTCGCCGTGATCCTCGACAAGCACGGCCTGGACTGGCACATCGACTGGGCCCTGTCCGGCCTGCCGTTCCTCACCGAACCCGGCGCTTTGCTGGATGCCGTTGCCTCGAGCATCAAGGACATCACCGGTCGCGACACCCACGCGTCCACCAGCGGCGGCACGTCGGACGGGCGTTTTATCGCCACCATGGGCACCCAGGTGGTCGAGCTCGGCCCGGTCAACGCGACGATCCACCAGGTCAACGAGCGGGTCCTCGCCAGCGATCTCGACGTGCTGACCGAAATCTACTACCAGACCCTGATCAAGTTGCTCGCCTGA
- a CDS encoding cold-shock protein, producing MATRETGNVKWFNDAKGYGFIQREGGADVFVHYRAIRGEGHRSLVEGQQVEYAVVDGQKGLQAEDVVGL from the coding sequence ATGGCAACGCGCGAGACCGGCAACGTGAAGTGGTTCAACGACGCCAAGGGTTATGGCTTCATCCAGCGTGAGGGGGGAGCCGATGTGTTCGTGCACTACCGTGCGATCCGTGGCGAAGGCCACCGCTCGCTGGTCGAGGGCCAGCAGGTGGAATACGCCGTGGTGGACGGGCAGAAGGGGTTGCAGGCTGAGGATGTGGTCGGTCTGTAA
- a CDS encoding SufE family protein, whose amino-acid sequence MNLPAEAVNALHTFQAAAGWEQRARLLMQWGDRLPPLNEADKSETNRVHGCESQVWLVGELHDGHWQFAASSDARLIRGLVALLLARVNGLSAQELQQVDLPDWFNQLGLSRQLSPSRSNGLNAVLQRMNELAG is encoded by the coding sequence ATGAACCTGCCCGCCGAGGCCGTCAACGCCCTGCACACCTTCCAGGCCGCCGCCGGCTGGGAACAAAGGGCGCGCCTGTTGATGCAATGGGGCGACCGCCTGCCGCCCTTGAATGAAGCCGACAAATCCGAAACCAACCGCGTGCACGGCTGTGAAAGCCAGGTGTGGCTGGTGGGTGAACTGCACGACGGTCACTGGCAGTTTGCCGCGAGCAGCGATGCACGGTTGATTCGCGGGCTGGTGGCATTGCTGCTGGCGCGGGTCAATGGCTTGTCCGCGCAAGAGTTGCAACAGGTGGACTTACCAGACTGGTTCAACCAACTGGGCCTCAGCCGCCAGCTCTCACCGTCCCGCAGCAATGGCTTGAACGCGGTGTTGCAGCGGATGAATGAGTTGGCGGGTTAA
- the tcdA gene encoding tRNA cyclic N6-threonylcarbamoyladenosine(37) synthase TcdA: protein MSTEDPRFAGIARLYGIEGLARLRAAHVAIVGVGGVGSWAAEAIARCGVGEISLFDLDDVCVSNANRQLHALDSTVGKPKVEVMAERLRGINPESTVHAVADFVTRETMAEYITPNIDCVIDCIDSVNAKAALIAWCKRRKIQIITTGGAGGQIDPTLIQVCDLNRTFNDPLASKVRSTLRRDYNFSRTVTRHYSVPCVFSTEQLRYPKPDGSICLQKSFVGDGVKLDCAGGFGAVMMVTATFGMVAATKAVDKIVAGVRRPADKVKPQA, encoded by the coding sequence ATGAGTACAGAAGATCCGCGGTTTGCTGGCATCGCCCGCTTGTATGGCATTGAAGGCCTGGCCCGCTTGCGCGCGGCCCACGTGGCGATTGTCGGCGTCGGTGGCGTAGGTTCCTGGGCGGCGGAAGCCATAGCCCGTTGCGGGGTGGGTGAGATTTCCCTGTTCGACCTCGACGACGTCTGTGTGAGCAACGCCAATCGGCAATTGCACGCCCTGGACAGCACGGTGGGCAAACCCAAGGTCGAGGTCATGGCGGAGCGCCTGCGCGGGATCAATCCCGAGAGCACCGTGCACGCGGTGGCAGACTTCGTCACCCGCGAGACCATGGCCGAGTACATCACGCCGAATATCGACTGCGTGATCGATTGCATCGACAGCGTCAACGCCAAGGCCGCCCTGATCGCCTGGTGCAAGCGCCGCAAGATCCAGATCATTACCACTGGCGGCGCTGGCGGGCAGATCGACCCGACGCTGATCCAGGTCTGCGACCTGAACCGCACCTTCAATGACCCACTGGCCTCAAAAGTGCGTTCGACCCTGCGTCGCGACTACAACTTTTCCCGCACCGTGACCCGCCACTACAGCGTGCCGTGCGTGTTCTCCACGGAACAACTGCGCTACCCGAAACCCGATGGCAGCATCTGCCTGCAGAAGAGTTTTGTCGGCGACGGCGTCAAGCTCGACTGCGCCGGTGGTTTTGGCGCGGTGATGATGGTGACCGCGACCTTCGGCATGGTCGCGGCGACCAAGGCTGTGGACAAGATCGTCGCGGGAGTGCGACGGCCGGCGGACAAGGTCAAGCCTCAGGCTTAA
- a CDS encoding glycosyltransferase, with translation MSSRKFGLNLVVVLAIAALFTGFWALINRPVTTPNWPEQISGFSYSPFQQGQFPQKNQFPSDEEMRRDLEIMSKLTDNIRTYSVDGTLGDIPKLAEEFGLRVTLGIWISPDLERNEREILRAIEIANTSRSVVRVVVGNEAIFRKEITAEQLSVILDRVRAAVKVPVTTSEQWHVWEENPMLAKHVDLIAAHVLPYWEFVPVDQAGQFVLDRARDLKKMFPKKPLLLSEVGWPSNGRMRGGADATPADQAIYLRTLVNKLNRQGFNYFVIEAFDQPWKASDEGSVGAYWGVFNAARQQKFNFEGPVVAIPQWRVLAIGSVVLALLSLTLLMIDGSALRQRGRTFLTFIAFLCGSVLVWIGYDYSQQYSTWFSLTVGFLLALGALGVFIVLLTEAHELAEAVWIHKRRREFLPVLGDSNYRPKVSIHVPCYNEPPEMVKQTLDALANLDYPDFEVLIIDNNTKDPAVWEPVRDYCATLGPRFKFFHVAPLAGFKGGALNYLLPHTAKDAEVIAVIDSDYCVHPNWLKHMVPHFADPKIAIVQSPQDYRDQNESTFKKLCYAEYKGFFHIGMVTRNDRDAIIQHGTMTMTRRTVLEELGWADWCICEDAELGLRVFEKGLSAAYYHDSYGKGLMPDTFIDFKKQRFRWAYGAIQIIKRHTASLIRGKDTELTRGQRYHFLAGWLPWVADGMNIFFTVGALLWSAAMIIVPHRVDPPLLIFAIPPLALFVFKVGKIIFLYRRAVGVNLKDAFCAALAGLALSHTIAKAVLYGFFTSSIPFIRTPKNADSHGFWLAISEAREEMFIMFLLWGAALGICLVQGLPSNDMRFWVTMLLVQSLPYLAALIMAFLSSLPKPSAEVQTQPAV, from the coding sequence ATGTCATCGCGTAAATTTGGACTCAACCTGGTGGTAGTGCTGGCAATCGCCGCGCTGTTCACTGGTTTCTGGGCGCTGATCAACCGCCCGGTCACGACCCCCAACTGGCCAGAGCAGATCTCCGGTTTTTCCTACTCGCCGTTCCAGCAAGGCCAGTTCCCGCAGAAAAACCAGTTTCCGTCCGACGAAGAAATGCGTCGTGACCTGGAAATCATGAGCAAGCTGACCGATAACATCCGCACCTACTCCGTCGACGGCACCCTGGGCGACATTCCCAAGCTGGCGGAAGAGTTCGGCCTGCGCGTGACCCTCGGCATCTGGATCAGCCCGGACCTGGAACGCAACGAACGGGAGATCCTGCGCGCCATCGAGATTGCCAACACCTCGCGCAGCGTGGTGCGGGTAGTGGTCGGTAACGAAGCGATTTTCCGCAAGGAAATCACCGCCGAGCAGCTCAGCGTGATCCTCGATCGGGTGCGCGCCGCGGTCAAAGTCCCGGTAACCACCTCCGAGCAATGGCACGTCTGGGAAGAAAACCCGATGCTGGCCAAGCACGTCGACCTGATCGCCGCCCACGTCCTGCCCTACTGGGAGTTCGTCCCGGTGGACCAGGCAGGCCAGTTCGTCCTGGACCGCGCCCGCGACCTGAAGAAGATGTTCCCGAAAAAACCCCTGCTGCTCTCCGAAGTGGGTTGGCCGAGCAACGGTCGCATGCGCGGCGGTGCCGATGCCACTCCCGCTGACCAGGCGATTTACCTGCGCACCCTGGTCAACAAGCTCAACCGCCAGGGCTTCAACTACTTCGTGATTGAAGCTTTTGACCAGCCGTGGAAAGCCAGCGATGAAGGCTCGGTAGGCGCCTATTGGGGCGTGTTCAACGCTGCGCGCCAGCAGAAGTTCAACTTTGAAGGCCCGGTCGTCGCGATCCCCCAATGGCGGGTACTCGCCATCGGCTCCGTGGTCCTGGCGCTGCTGTCCCTGACCCTGTTGATGATCGACGGCTCGGCCCTGCGCCAGCGTGGCCGGACCTTCCTGACCTTCATCGCGTTCCTTTGCGGTTCGGTGCTGGTGTGGATCGGCTACGACTACAGCCAGCAATACAGCACCTGGTTCAGCCTGACGGTGGGCTTCCTGCTCGCGCTCGGTGCCCTGGGGGTGTTTATCGTGTTGCTCACCGAGGCCCATGAACTGGCCGAGGCGGTGTGGATTCACAAGCGCCGGCGCGAGTTCCTGCCGGTCCTGGGTGATTCGAACTACCGCCCCAAAGTGTCGATTCACGTGCCCTGCTACAACGAGCCGCCGGAAATGGTCAAACAGACCCTCGACGCCCTGGCCAACCTCGATTACCCGGACTTTGAAGTCCTGATCATCGACAACAACACCAAGGACCCGGCGGTCTGGGAACCAGTGCGCGACTACTGCGCAACCCTCGGCCCGCGCTTCAAGTTCTTCCACGTCGCGCCCCTGGCCGGTTTCAAGGGTGGCGCGCTGAATTACCTGCTGCCGCACACCGCCAAGGACGCCGAAGTGATCGCGGTGATCGACTCCGACTACTGCGTGCACCCCAACTGGCTCAAGCACATGGTGCCGCACTTCGCCGATCCGAAAATCGCCATCGTGCAGTCGCCACAGGACTATCGCGACCAGAACGAAAGCACCTTCAAGAAGCTCTGCTACGCCGAATACAAGGGCTTCTTCCATATCGGCATGGTCACGCGCAACGACCGCGATGCGATCATCCAGCACGGCACCATGACCATGACCCGCCGTACCGTGCTCGAAGAGCTCGGCTGGGCCGACTGGTGCATCTGCGAAGACGCCGAGCTGGGCTTGCGGGTATTCGAGAAAGGCCTGTCGGCGGCGTACTACCACGACAGCTACGGCAAGGGCCTGATGCCCGATACCTTCATCGACTTCAAGAAGCAGCGTTTCCGCTGGGCCTACGGCGCGATCCAGATCATCAAGCGCCACACCGCCAGCCTGATCCGCGGCAAGGACACCGAACTGACCCGTGGCCAGCGCTACCACTTCCTCGCGGGCTGGTTGCCGTGGGTGGCCGACGGCATGAACATCTTCTTTACCGTGGGCGCCCTGTTGTGGTCGGCGGCGATGATCATCGTGCCGCACCGGGTCGACCCGCCGCTGTTGATTTTCGCGATCCCGCCCCTGGCGTTGTTCGTGTTCAAGGTCGGCAAGATCATCTTCCTCTACCGTCGTGCGGTGGGGGTCAACCTCAAGGATGCATTCTGCGCGGCGCTGGCCGGCCTGGCGTTGTCCCACACCATCGCCAAGGCGGTGCTGTACGGTTTCTTCACCAGCAGCATTCCGTTCATCCGCACGCCGAAAAATGCCGACAGCCACGGCTTCTGGCTGGCCATTTCGGAAGCCCGTGAAGAGATGTTCATCATGTTTCTGTTGTGGGGCGCGGCGCTGGGCATCTGCCTGGTGCAAGGCTTGCCAAGCAACGACATGCGCTTCTGGGTGACCATGCTGCTGGTGCAGTCGCTGCCGTACCTGGCGGCGCTGATCATGGCCTTCCTGTCGTCGCTGCCAAAACCTTCGGCCGAGGTGCAAACCCAACCAGCGGTCTAA
- the plsB gene encoding glycerol-3-phosphate 1-O-acyltransferase PlsB, translating into MTRSPLRRLVFGTLRRLLYLWVRSETINQSSFTLNLDRSRPVFYVLQNPSLTDLAVLDTECTKAGLPRPVLPVSVGSLLEPAAFFYLTPEPDWLGRQDKRGAPPTLTRLVSALSQNAVEDAQIIPVSVFWGQSPDSESSPWKLLFADSWAVTGRLRRLLSIMILGRKTRVQFSAPIHLRELIDHNKGHERTVRMAQRILRVHFRNLKAAVIGPDISHRRNLVKGLLNQPLVKQAILDEAERENISPEKAKAQALRYGNEIASDYTYTAIRFLEVVLSWFWNKIYDGIKVNHIEGVQKVAQGHEVIYVPCHRSHIDYLLLSYLLFRNGLTPPHIAAGINLNMPVIGGLLRRGGAFFMRRTFKGNPLYTSVFNEYLHTLFTKGFPVEYFVEGGRSRTGRMLQPKTGMLAITLRSFLRSSRMPIVFVPVYIGYERVLEGRTYLGELRGASKKKESIFDIFKVIGALKQRFGQVAVNFGEPIKLAEFLDSEQPDWRSQDLGPQFKPAWLNETTNRLGERVARHLNEAAAINPVNLVALALLSTSRLALDDRAMARVLDLYLALLRRVPYSPHTTLPEGDGRALIEHVKDMDLLSEQSDALGKILYLDEQNAVLMTYYRNNVLHIFALPALLASFFQSASRMNREQILRYTRALYPYLQSELFIRWSLDELDAVIDQWLEAFVEQGLLRLENDVYLRPAPSSRHFVLLTLLSKSIAQTLQRFYMAISLLLNSGQNTLSAEELEDLCTVMAQRLSILHGLNAPEFFDKSLFRHFIQTLLDLDVLRRDEAGKLSHHELLGELAEGVAKRVLPAEIRLSIRQVALHRSEDAADQPETPPTV; encoded by the coding sequence ATGACCCGCTCCCCGCTCCGCCGTCTAGTGTTTGGCACCTTGCGCCGACTGTTGTACCTCTGGGTCCGCTCGGAGACGATTAACCAGTCGTCCTTTACCCTCAACCTCGACCGCAGTCGCCCGGTGTTCTACGTCCTGCAAAACCCCTCACTGACCGACCTCGCCGTGCTCGACACCGAGTGCACCAAGGCCGGTCTGCCGCGTCCGGTGCTGCCGGTGTCGGTAGGCAGCCTGCTGGAGCCGGCCGCGTTCTTCTACCTGACACCGGAGCCGGACTGGCTCGGCCGCCAGGACAAGCGCGGCGCACCGCCGACCCTGACCCGCCTGGTCAGCGCCCTGAGCCAGAACGCCGTCGAAGACGCGCAGATCATTCCGGTCAGCGTGTTCTGGGGCCAGTCGCCAGACAGCGAATCGAGCCCATGGAAGCTGCTGTTCGCCGACAGCTGGGCCGTCACCGGCCGCCTGCGTCGCCTGCTGAGTATCATGATCCTGGGACGCAAGACCCGGGTGCAGTTCTCCGCACCGATTCACTTGCGCGAATTGATCGACCACAACAAGGGCCACGAACGCACCGTGCGCATGGCCCAGCGCATCCTGCGGGTGCACTTTCGCAACCTCAAGGCCGCGGTGATCGGCCCGGACATTTCCCACCGCCGCAACCTGGTCAAGGGCCTGCTCAACCAGCCGCTGGTCAAACAGGCGATCCTCGACGAAGCCGAGCGCGAGAACATTTCGCCGGAAAAAGCCAAGGCCCAGGCCCTGCGGTACGGCAACGAGATCGCCTCGGACTACACCTACACCGCGATCCGTTTTCTGGAAGTGGTGCTGAGCTGGTTCTGGAACAAGATCTACGACGGCATCAAGGTCAACCACATCGAGGGCGTGCAGAAGGTCGCCCAGGGTCACGAAGTGATCTACGTGCCGTGCCACCGCAGCCACATCGACTACCTGCTGCTGTCCTACCTGTTGTTTCGCAACGGCCTGACCCCGCCGCACATCGCCGCCGGGATCAACCTCAACATGCCGGTGATCGGTGGCCTGCTGCGCCGTGGCGGGGCGTTTTTCATGCGTCGCACCTTCAAGGGCAACCCGCTCTACACCTCGGTGTTCAACGAATACCTGCACACCCTGTTCACCAAGGGCTTCCCGGTGGAGTACTTCGTCGAGGGCGGCCGCTCGCGCACCGGGCGCATGCTGCAACCCAAGACCGGGATGCTGGCCATCACCCTGCGCAGCTTCCTGCGCTCGTCGCGCATGCCCATCGTCTTCGTGCCGGTCTATATCGGCTACGAACGGGTGCTGGAAGGCCGTACCTACCTGGGTGAATTGCGCGGTGCGAGCAAGAAGAAAGAGTCGATCTTCGATATCTTCAAAGTCATCGGCGCACTCAAGCAGCGCTTCGGCCAGGTCGCGGTGAACTTCGGCGAACCGATCAAACTGGCCGAGTTTCTCGACAGCGAGCAACCGGACTGGCGCAGCCAGGACCTGGGCCCGCAGTTCAAGCCCGCCTGGCTCAACGAAACCACCAACCGCCTGGGCGAGCGTGTAGCACGTCACCTCAACGAGGCGGCGGCGATCAACCCGGTCAACCTGGTGGCCCTGGCATTACTCTCCACCAGCCGCCTGGCGCTGGACGACCGGGCCATGGCGCGGGTGCTCGACCTCTATTTGGCGCTGCTGCGCCGTGTACCTTACTCACCGCACACCACCTTGCCCGAAGGCGACGGCCGCGCGCTGATCGAACACGTCAAGGACATGGACCTGCTGTCCGAACAAAGCGATGCACTGGGCAAGATTCTCTATCTGGATGAGCAAAACGCCGTCCTGATGACCTACTACCGCAACAACGTGCTGCACATCTTCGCCCTGCCGGCATTGCTCGCCAGCTTCTTCCAGAGCGCCTCGCGGATGAACCGCGAACAGATCCTGCGCTATACCCGCGCGCTGTACCCGTACCTGCAATCGGAGTTGTTCATTCGCTGGTCGCTGGACGAACTGGACGCGGTAATCGACCAATGGCTGGAAGCCTTTGTCGAGCAAGGCCTGCTGCGCCTGGAAAACGATGTGTACCTGCGGCCGGCCCCCAGCTCGCGACATTTCGTGTTGCTGACCCTGCTGTCCAAGAGCATCGCCCAGACCCTGCAGCGTTTCTACATGGCCATCTCGCTGCTGCTCAACAGCGGCCAGAACACCCTCAGCGCCGAAGAACTGGAGGACCTGTGCACAGTCATGGCCCAGCGCCTGTCGATCCTGCACGGCCTCAACGCTCCCGAGTTCTTCGACAAGAGCCTGTTTCGCCACTTCATCCAGACCCTGCTCGACCTCGACGTGCTGCGGCGCGACGAAGCCGGCAAGCTCAGCCATCACGAGTTGCTGGGGGAGTTGGCCGAAGGCGTGGCCAAACGTGTATTACCGGCGGAAATTCGCCTGTCGATCCGCCAGGTCGCGCTGCATCGCAGTGAAGATGCCGCCGATCAACCTGAAACGCCACCGACTGTCTAA